From a region of the Torulaspora globosa chromosome 7, complete sequence genome:
- the KIN3 gene encoding serine/threonine protein kinase KIN3 (ancestral locus Anc_3.178): MYTRRPIPNEYCPSQPSAPTVAQPANQFQVLEEIGRGSFGAVHKVIHLPTKKVMVRKDIKYGHMNSKERQQLIAECTILSQLKHENIVEFYSWDFNEQKEVLYLYMEYCSRGDLSQMIKHYKQEHKYIPEKVIWGILAQLLMALYKCHYGDDLLPLTTMYDRMKPPARGKNVVIHRDLKPGNIFLSNEDNEDKDNKNHRNMDYSQVVVKLGDFGLAKSLEASIQFATTYVGTPYYMSPEVLMDHPYSPLSDIWSLGCVIFEMCSLHPPFQAKTYLELQKKIKAGKFEKIPEYYSDGLNLMVHSMVDVDLETRPSTFELLQDIQIRTARKSLQLERFERNLLDYENELVNIEKILERQAMEYEREYSQLKEQFVRAVEDRVSEVVNGKKIGKVPESIHGYYNKRLPRPAYHWQTRYR; the protein is encoded by the coding sequence ATGTACACCAGACGGCCAATACCAAATGAGTATTGCCCCTCGCAACCGAGTGCTCCGACGGTAGCGCAACCGGCAAACCAGTTTCAGGTCCTCGAAGAAATAGGCAGAGGTTCATTCGGGGCTGTCCACAAGGTAATTCATCTTCCCACAAAAAAGGTGATGGTCCGAAAGGACATCAAGTACGGTCATATGAACAGTAAAGAGAGGCAGCAGTTGATTGCTGAATGTACGATTTTAtctcaattgaagcatGAGAACATTGTCGAATTCTATTCTTGGGATTTCAATGAGCAAAAGGAGGTTCTATATCTTTATATGGAGTACTGTTCAAGGGGCGATTTGTCCCAAATGATCAAACACTACAAACAGGAACATAAATACATACCGGAGAAAGTTATCTGGGGCATTTTGGCCCAATTATTGATGGCCTTATACAAATGTCATTATGGAGATGATTTATTGCCTTTGACTACAATGTATGATCGCATGAAGCCGCCGGCTAGAGGTAAAAATGTTGTCATCCATCGAGATCTTAAACCGGGGAATATCTTCCTTAGCAACGAGGATAACGAAGATAAAGATAATAAAAATCATAGAAACATGGATTATAGCCAGGTCGTGGTTAAGCTAGGAGATTTTGGTTTGGCTAAATCGTTGGAAGCTAGTATCCAGTTTGCAACGACTTATGTTGGGACACCCTATTATATGTCACCAGAAGTACTTATGGATCATCCATATTCTCCGCTGAGTGACATCTGGTCCTTGGGTTGTGTGATATTCGAAATGTGTTCGCTACACCCGCCCTTTCAAGCGAAGACATATCTCGAGTTacagaaaaagatcaagGCGGGCaaatttgagaaaatcCCCGAATATTATTCAGATGGTTTGAACCTCATGGTCCATTCTATGGTTGACGTTGATCTTGAGACGAGGCCTTCAACCTTTGAGCTTCTGCAAGACATTCAGATACGAACGGCTAGAAAATCTTTACAACTGGAAAGATTCGAGAGAAACTTATTGGACTACGAGAATGAACTAGTCAATATCGAGAAAATCCTGGAAAGACAGGCGATGGAATACGAAAGAGAGTACTCTCAACTGAAGGAGCAATTCGTACGAGCAGTCGAAGACCGTGTCTCTGAAGTGGTCAATGGTAAGAAAATCGGCAAAGTCCCGGAATCCATTCATGGCTACTACAATAAAAGGCTCCCTCGACCAGCGTACCACTGGCAGACTAGGTATCGATAA
- the ADE1 gene encoding phosphoribosylaminoimidazolesuccinocarboxamide synthase (ancestral locus Anc_3.179) — protein MGVTIAQTNLDGILPLIARGKVRDIYEVNSQTLLFVATDRMSAYDVIMDNTIPDKGILLTKLSEFWFQFLSKDVRNHLVEIPAGKTIFDFLPKELSEAKYKEQLAGRSLLVHKHKLIPLEVIVRGYITGSAWKEYTKSGTVHSLAQPEGLQESEEFPVAIFTPSTKAEQGDHDENISPAQAEELVGKDLCKRVAELAINLYTKAREYAKTKGIIIADTKFEFGIDEKTDEIILVDEVLTPDSSRFWSKATYQLGKSQDSYDKQFLRDWLTSNKLAGVEGVKMPDDIVERTRAKYLEAFESLTGSKLQ, from the coding sequence ATGGGTGTCACAATTGCACAGACCAATCTCGATGGGATTCTTCCACTGATCGCCAGAGGTAAGGTGAGAGACATTTACGAAGTTAACTCTCAGACTTTGCTCTTTGTGGCTACGGATCGTATGTCTGCCTATGATGTTATCATGGATAACACGATCCCCGACAAAGGTATTCTGTTGACCAAATTGTCTGAATTCTGGTTTCAGTTCCTGTCAAAAGACGTACGCAATCATTTAGTGGAAATTCCAGCTGGTAAAACCATTTTCGACTTTTTACCAAAGGAATTGAGTGAGGCCAAGTACAAGGAGCAATTGGCAGGCAGGTCTCTATTGGTTCACAAGCACAAGTTGATCCCTCTGGAAGTTATCGTTCGAGGCTATATCACTGGGTCCGCTTGGAAGGAATACACCAAGAGCGGGACAGTTCACTCACTTGCGCAACCAGAGGGCTTGCAGGAGTCCGAAGAATTTCCCGTTGCCATTTTCACTCCCTCTACCAAGGCAGAACAAGGCGATCATGACGAAAATATTTCCCCAGCTCAGGCCGAAGAACTGGTTGGTAAGGACCTATGTAAGAGGGTCGCAGAATTGGCCATCAACCTTTACACGAAGGCTAGAGAGTATGCCAAGACGAAGGGTATCATCATCGCCGACACTAAGTTTGAATTCGGTATTGACGAGAAAACAGATGAAATCATTCTAGTTGACGAGGTGCTCACTCCAGACTCTTCTAGGTTCTGGAGTAAGGCTACTTACCAGTTAGGCAAATCCCAGGACTCTTACGACAAGCAATTTTTGAGAGATTGGCTGACCTCCAACAAACTGGCCGGCGTCGAGGGGGTGAAGATGCCAGATGACATTGTGGAAAGAACAAGAGCTAAATACCTCGAAGCCTTTGAGTCTCTCACTGGTTCGAAGCTTCAGTGA
- the CDC15 gene encoding serine/threonine protein kinase CDC15 (ancestral locus Anc_3.177), translated as MDGDERVNLTPAQQVDQNGVVTPLLHPRQRKNQVQYQLKQVIGKGSYGVVYKAINRKTEQVVAIKEVTYDDDEELTDIMSEIGLLKNLNHINIVKYHGFIKKSHNLYIILEYCSHGSLKNAISRGKGIPESKAKVFVKQTLNGLRYLHEQGVIHRDIKAANLLLDANNVVKLADFGVSTKVSTMSMAMTLAGSLNWMAPEIIGNRGASTLSDIWSLGATVLELLTGSPPFHNLVDVNIYYAIENDTFIPPVSLSQDAQEFLLNCFQKNMYKRPTAAQLLKHKWLSNTDADRLELFREECEDFNYRWDHDFKDSTILNNHTTEQSKLTSHDYINDCGKQTILKSPEGLLKANNTSALSDDDVKTIFDQLGVESIYLKIMDHVGENPELLSILLRFDRKFYASDLKRYFMKMGGIATVLDKSDIIAEFFLKDEYKTLIQCGILRKDNLEKLDDSIKLELIFRLLEVSGSVSFWCSWCSQNLSVATLISNLQNKYAQSIILKLSLLQESSSWFHEQLIDRLTRLENVAALDQQLISFLFKALSSILIKSRRSSPSSTTGSLSYSPTSSQTSMNSLASTLSKPVSSSAQGNPLILPPKLLPWLLDLLNDDIFYNMKNLHLWKYYFLVIHHSTHLDKVRLNRLLHSQKFLQLNWRLLYVKDDPSFFHKECQGPVVQLSLSIITELSLEMDTFNPLLQHLALTFLRYDDECIAGGLEILFNHLQFALHHNFKVIRTIKGFSIIAPNIGKSASAFSPKEFSNILEYQELINPFFSIHEDNLQFGNFIAKFIKIYSLGPFDAAAMSIVLDSDFAKRSILFFEQYCNSLLIQIDLLKFIKLVFSRALEYFEFKKRSGDPLNDDVLKCILMRLQEMNVFLENNWNSQQPGQVGCDSILIHQLCHDIQALSLQTPSSLSATRSSAFDLDTTAD; from the coding sequence ATGGATGGTGATGAGAGAGTGAACCTGACACCTGCACAGCAGGTGGATCAGAATGGAGTGGTAACACCCTTGTTGCATCCAAGACAGAGGAAAAACCAGGTTCAGTACCAGTTGAAACAAGTTATAGGGAAGGGCTCGTATGGAGTAGTTTATAAAGCTATCAATAGGAAAACTGAACAGGTTGTGGCTATCAAAGAAGTTACAtatgatgacgatgaagaacttaCGGACATCATGTCAGAGATCGGacttttgaaaaatctgaACCATATCAATATTGTCAAGTACCATGGGTTCATTAAGAAATCGCATAACCTTTATATTATTCTGGAGTACTGTTCTCATGGATCTCTGAAAAATGCCATATCGAGGGGCAAAGGAATTCCTGAATCAAAGGCAAAGGTGTTTGTGAAGCAGACTCTGAATGGCTTGCGCTATTTGCATGAGCAGGGTGTAATTCATAGGGATATCAAGGCCGCTAATTTGTTGTTGGATGCCAATAACGTGGTCAAATTGGCTGATTTTGGGGTGTCGACGAAGGTCAGTACTATGTCGATGGCAATGACTCTGGCGGGTTCGTTAAATTGGATGGCTCCAGAGATTATCGGCAACAGAGGTGCCTCCACGCTGAGTGATATATGGTCTCTGGGGGCAACAGTACTAGAGTTGTTGACTGGGAGTCCGCCGTTTCATAACTTGGTGGATGTTAATATTTACTACGCGATTGAGAATGATACCTTTATACCACCTGTATCTTTGTCCCAGGATGCGCAGGAGTTTTTGCTCAActgcttccaaaagaacATGTACAAGAGACCAACGGCGGCTCAGCTGCTGAAACATAAATGGCTATCAAATACGGATGCAGATCGGTTGGAGCTCTTCAGAGAAGAATGCGAGGATTTCAATTATCGGTGGGATCATGATTTCAAAGACTCCACCATCCTGAATAACCATACCACAGAACAGTCCAAATTGACGTCCCATGATTACATAAATGATTGTGGTAAGCAAACGATTTTGAAGTCACCGGAAGGACTGTTGAAAGCTAACAATACTTCCGCACTCTCCGATGACGATGTGAAAACAATATTCGATCAACTAGGTGTCGAGAGTATTTATTTAAAGATAATGGACCACGTTGGAGAAAATCCCGAACTACTTTCAATACTTTTACGGTTTGATAGAAAATTTTACGCAtctgatttgaagagataTTTTATGAAGATGGGAGGTATTGCAACAGTATTGGATAAAAGTGACATTATTGCAGAGTtttttttgaaagatgagtACAAAACACTAATTCAATGCGGAATTCTTCGGAAAGATAACTTGGAGAAGCTTGACGATTCTATAAAGCTCGAGCTTATTTTCAGGCTTCTGGAGGTCTCTGGATCGGTTTCATTCTGGTGTAGTTGGTGTTCACAGAATCTCAGTGTTGCGACTTTGATATCTAATCTTCAGAACAAATACGCTCAGTCCATCATACTTAAACTGTCTTTGTTGCAGGAAAGCTCAAGTTGGTTTCACGAACAGCTTATAGATAGGCTCACTCGACTCGAAAATGTGGCGGCTCTGGATCAACAATTAATATCATTccttttcaaagcattATCGTCGATTCTCATCAAATCACGTAGGTCTTCCCCCTCCTCCACAACCGGATCGCTTTCATATTCCCCAACATCGTCGCAGACGTCAATGAATTCGTTGGCATCTACACTCTCTAAgccagtttcttcttcagctcaaGGTAATCCACTAATTTTACCGCCGAAACTTCTTCCTTGGCTTTTGGATTTACTGAATGATGACATTTTCTATAACATGAAGAATTTGCATCTGTGGAAATATTATTTTCTGGTCATACATCATTCGACACATCTCGATAAAGTACGCTTAAACAGATTACTCCATTCTCAaaagtttcttcagctaAATTGGCGACTACTTTATGTGAAAGACGACCCCAGTTTTTTTCACAAAGAATGCCAAGGTCCTGTTGTTCAGTTATCCCTGTCAATCATCACTGAGTTATCTCTTGAGATGGATACGTTCAACCCACTTTTACAGCATCTCGCTCTGACGTTTCTCAGATATGATGATGAATGCATTGCGGGGGGGTTAGAAATTTTGTTCAATCATTTGCAATTTGCATTGCACCACAATTTCAAGGTTATTCGGACTATCAAGGGCTTTTCGATAATAGCTCCAAATATAGGAAAGTCGGCTTCCGCGTTTTCACCAAAAGAATTCAGTAATATCCTAGAATATCAGGAACTGATAAATCCCTTCTTCAGTATCCATGAAGATAATCTACAATTTGGAAACTTCATCGCAAAGTTCATCAAAATTTATTCTTTAGGTCCTTTTGATGCTGCTGCAATGAGCATTGTTCTGGATTCAGACTTCGCTAAGAGATCTATTCTTTTTTTCGAACAATACTGCAACAGTTTGTTAATTCAAATTGACTTACTGAAATTCATTAAATTGGTGTTCAGTAGAGCTTTGGAATATTTCGAGTTTAAGAAAAGATCCGGCGATCCGCTAAACGACGATGTCCTTAAATGCATTCTGATGAGATTGCAAGAAATGAATGTATTCCTTGAGAATAACTGGAATAGTCAACAGCCCGGGCAGGTCGGCTGTGATTCGATTCTGATTCACCAATTATGTCATGATATTCAGGCTCTATCGTTGCAGACTCCGTCTTCGCTCTCGGCTACGCGAAGCTCAGCGTTTGATCTAGACACAACCGCTGATTAG
- the BUD14 gene encoding protein phosphatase regulator BUD14 (ancestral locus Anc_3.180) codes for MINSGSKVGTTSIAAIMTSLSPPGQGLESGNLAMDAENHDLLRDPNLVENYSDILEKKPNRFTNGGGGNGSETDNESESVSGSVVVTRNSANSSPLKNRASLLSNTSSHYSVQLGKHGPLQEGELEKGEEQEQDVQEVEDEGEIRNGDSMKELELDSPNDSKDQTSIGSMDVDKSPTGDMAHEYEYSDSDFEESMEKRLHDMNNSTSLDKHDDRSESELEDPVLRLSLSEVEGSESDGELAEETRSLTLGSDGDSEADSELDEYQPLTPPKELDPEKLYALYAFNGPDPSHCQLKQDESCTLLNDQDSYWWLVKRSQDSKIGFAPAEILETFPERLARLNCWKNENMSSSLDDSPKASDIKNCDELVNGKDKESSSLENYMKNSKSVSFNDVVSYADRFIEANDDAEDYDTTHYDQFSEAKLKLTRFPDDEEMSEVVSDVSFNTAAMTPLTVEKIRRPRAHPVEEAITTSTTMSSQNESDLRREANRAVREESDDLRKIFEAPIPPFSKTQSSNGPNMQPSNSDYSISTIGDFSPSSSEWTNESPQLHDAQFNAGTDTAAIPPSRAIQDFSKYVEEEQSDGEATSICKSVESNADLDKKASDTENLPENKHGSLVSTSFSSEQIFLDSGRANSFTSINSATSLSRQHSSAQSCSTKRHPVIDRLYNPVFDKMDELMAQLDEVARE; via the coding sequence ATGATCAATTCTGGTTCGAAAGTTGGTACGACCTCCATAGCGGCTATTATGACATCGTTGTCGCCTCCAGGCCAGGGCCTGGAGAGCGGCAACCTCGCGATGGATGCTGAAAATCATGACTTACTGAGAGATCCCAATTTGGTTGAGAACTACTCTGATATCTTGGAGAAAAAGCCTAATCGCTTTACCAATGGAGGCGGGGGTAATGGTAGCGAGACCGATAATGAAAGCGAGAGTGTTAGCGGGAGTGTTGTTGTGACGAGGAATTCGGCTAATTCGTCGCCACTGAAAAATAGAGCCAGCTTGTTAAGTAATACATCAAGCCATTACTCGGTGCAGTTGGGAAAACATGGGCCTTTGCAGGAAGGAGAATTGgagaaaggagaagaacaagaacaagatgTACAGGAAGTGGAAGACGAGGGGGAAATAAGGAATGGGGATTCTATGAAAGAACTCGAGCTCGATTCACCCAACGATTCGAAGGACCAAACAAGCATAGGTAGTATGGACGTTGATAAATCTCCCACCGGAGATATGGCACATGAATACGAGTACTCAGACTCTGATTTTGAGGAGAGTATGGAAAAGAGGCTGCATGACATGAATAATAGCACTTCACTGGATAAACACGATGATCGGAGCGAGAGCGAGCTTGAGGACCCAGTTCTACGTCTCTCGCTCTCTGAGGTCGAAGGATCTGAGAGCGATGGCGAGCTGGCGGAGGAAACGAGAAGTTTGACTTTGGGGTCGGATGGGGACTCTGAAGCGGATTCAGAGCTCGATGAGTATCAACCGCTTACACCACCAAAGGAATTGGACCCGGAAAAGCTATATGCCCTGTATGCTTTCAATGGTCCTGACCCATCACACTGTCAACTGAAACAGGATGAATCATGCACATTACTGAATGATCAAGATTCGTACTGGTGGCTGGTCAAACGATCACAGGACAGTAAAATTGGCTTTGCGCCAGCTGAGATCTTAGAGACATTCCCAGAGAGGTTAGCTAGGCTGAATTGCTGGAAAAACGAGAAtatgtcttcttcattggaTGACTCTCCTAAGGCGAGTGATATTAAAAACTGCGATGAGTTAGTCAATGGAAAAGATAAggaatcttcttcgttaGAAAACTATATGAAGAACAGTAAATCTGTTAGTTTCAACGATGTAGTCAGCTATGCCGATCGCTTCATTGAAGCAAATGACGATGCCGAGGATTATGATACTACACATTACGACCAGTTTTCGGAGGCTAAACTGAAGCTGACCCGTTTTCcagatgacgaagaaatgaGCGAGGTTGTGAGCGATGTTTCATTCAACACTGCGGCGATGACTCCCCTaactgttgaaaaaattaGGCGACCTAGAGCTCATCCCGTGGAGGAAGCCATTACGACATCCACGACGATGAGTTCTCAAAATGAGTCTGACCTACGAAGGGAGGCAAACCGGGCAGTGAGGGAAGAGAGCGATGATCTGCGTAAAATATTTGAAGCACCCATACCGCCCTTTAGCAAGACCCAATCCAGCAATGGACCCAACATGCAGCCTTCCAACTCAGATTACTCAATTTCGACCATTGGAGATTTTTCTCCCTCATCTTCTGAATGGACTAATGAATCACCACAACTTCATGATGCACAATTCAACGCAGGCACTGATACAGCTGCTATCCCACCTTCCAGGGCAATCCaagatttttcaaaatacGTTGAAGAGGAACAGTCGGACGGAGAAGCCACATCGATATGTAAGTCCGTCGAGTCAAACGCCGATCTGGATAAGAAGGCCAGCGATACGGAAAACTTGCCTGAAAACAAGCATGGCAGTCTGGTTTCGACATCCTTTTCATCTGAACAGATATTCCTGGACTCCGGTCGAGCCAACTCTTTCACTAGCATCAATAGCGCAACATCTTTGTCAAGGCAGCACTCAAGCGCTCAAAGTTGTTCAACTAAACGTCATCCAGTAATCGATCGACTATACAACCCCGTTTTTGATAAAATGGATGAACTAATGGCACAGCTCGACGAGGTTGCCAGAGAGTAA